From the genome of Halomonas sp. 1513, one region includes:
- a CDS encoding transcriptional activator RfaH, translated as MHEFNADPSGVSADAIPRWYIIQCKGGESFRAAEHLDNQGYEVFHPVLEVQKKRRDKLVWVAEPLFPYYLFIRLDRLASNWRPIRSTRGVLKLVSFGHEPLAVDDALVQLLRDQAQRGGDAAPQVNVYFRAGESVEITDGPFRDLKAVFESHKGEERAIVLLTMLHKQQRLEMPVAQLRRDG; from the coding sequence ATGCACGAGTTCAACGCTGACCCCAGTGGCGTATCCGCCGATGCCATCCCGCGCTGGTACATCATCCAGTGCAAGGGCGGTGAATCGTTTCGCGCCGCCGAGCATCTCGACAATCAGGGCTACGAGGTCTTCCATCCGGTCCTCGAGGTGCAGAAAAAACGTCGCGACAAGCTGGTGTGGGTCGCCGAGCCGCTGTTTCCCTACTATCTGTTCATCCGCCTCGACCGGCTGGCCAGCAACTGGCGGCCAATTCGCTCCACGCGCGGCGTGCTAAAGCTGGTCAGCTTCGGGCACGAGCCGCTGGCGGTGGATGATGCCCTGGTGCAGCTGCTGCGCGATCAGGCGCAGCGGGGCGGCGATGCGGCACCGCAGGTCAACGTCTACTTCCGTGCCGGTGAGAGTGTCGAGATCACCGACGGCCCCTTCCGCGATCTCAAGGCGGTGTTCGAGTCGCACAAGGGCGAGGAGCGCGCCATCGTGCTGTTGACCATGCTGCACAAGCAGCAGCGCCTGGAGATGCCGGTGGCCCAGCTGCGCCGCGATGGTTGA
- a CDS encoding peptidylprolyl isomerase, whose amino-acid sequence MSTIAPQRVVRLHYVLSNAGGEVLDDSRARGTPLEYLHGHDNIVAGLERALDGQAVGAELSVTLMPAEAYGLRRDDLVQEVARGAFPVDDLAPGMRFQTQGDAGPQIVTVVEVGPERVTIDTNHPLAGERLSYRLEVLSVREASRAELAKGHPLDDDVDHTQVEDRKQP is encoded by the coding sequence ATGAGCACCATCGCTCCCCAGCGCGTGGTACGCCTGCACTACGTACTCAGCAACGCCGGCGGCGAGGTCCTCGACGACTCGCGTGCCCGCGGTACGCCACTGGAATACCTGCACGGTCATGACAATATCGTCGCCGGCCTCGAGCGCGCCCTGGACGGCCAGGCGGTGGGCGCCGAACTCAGCGTTACGCTGATGCCTGCCGAGGCGTACGGCCTGCGCCGTGACGACCTGGTTCAGGAGGTCGCGCGTGGCGCCTTTCCGGTCGACGACCTGGCGCCGGGCATGCGCTTTCAGACCCAGGGTGACGCCGGCCCGCAGATCGTCACCGTGGTCGAGGTGGGGCCGGAACGCGTGACCATCGATACCAACCACCCGCTGGCCGGCGAGCGACTCAGCTACCGGCTCGAGGTGCTCAGCGTGCGCGAGGCGAGTCGCGCCGAACTGGCCAAGGGCCATCCGCTTGACGACGATGTCGATCACACTCAGGTCGAGGATCGCAAGCAGCCCTGA